From Shewanella acanthi:
TCCATGGGTGAACCGGTTTGGGCAATCCAACCGTCACTCATAATCGAAATGCGGCCCGCCATGGTCATTGCCTCTTCCTGATCGTGGGTAACCATCACACAGGTCACCCCAACACGTTCAAGAATTTCAACCACTTCTAACTGCATCTGGGTACGCAGTTTTTTGTCGAGTGCCCCCATTGGCTCATCGAGCAACAGTAATTTAGGACGTTTTGCCAGAGAACGAGCCAGTGCCACACGTTGACGTTGACCACCGGATAATTGGTGTGGCTTACGGCGGGCATATTGTTCCATATGCACCAACTTGAGCATCTCTTGTACCCGCTGCTCAATCTCGGCTTTGGGTAATTTGTCCTGCTTAAGTCCGAAGGCAATGTTCTGCGCCACAGTCATATGGGGAAACAGCGCATAGGATTGGAACATCATATTAATCGGACGCTCGTAGGGTGGTAGATCAGTAATATCGACCCCATCGAGAAAGATTCGACCAGAGGTCGGTTTCTCAAATCCCGCTAACATGCGCAGTAGCGTCGACTTACCCGAACCTGAGCCCCCAAGTAATGCAAAAATCTCACCTTTATTAATTGTCAATGATACGTCGTCTACCGCACGTACATCGTCAAACAACTTACTGACCCGATCAATCTTGAGCAGGACTTGTTCTTGCGTCTTTGTTGTGGGTTTATTGGTGACGCCCGAGGTGCTTGCCATAGTACTTCTCCACCCAGCATTTATGCGTCAGTACGCGCAATACTTGGGATTTACACAATAAATTAATGAATAGAGGTTAAATATGTTGACTGAATGCCATATAAATCAGTGTCTTTCCAACCATCCCTGGGATGGAAAGGGGCAGGCTTAACCTGCCCCTAAGCACATTATTGGCCAGACTTCACTTTGGTCCATACGCGGGTTAATACGCGTTGAATTTTGAGTGGACGTACTTCACCAATGTAGAGGTTATCCAGCACTTCCTTAGGTGGATAAATGCCTTCATCCGTACGAACTGCTTCATCAACCATTGGCTGTGCAGGATCGTTAGGGTTTGCGTAGGAAACATAGTTAGAAATGTTCGCAATCACATCTGGGCGAAGTAAATAATTGATAAACTTGTGTGCGTTATCAACGTTAGCGGCATCGGCTGGAATAGCTAACATATCGAACCACAGGTTTGCACCTTCTTTAGGAATGGCGTAACCAATCTTGTTACCGTTACCCGCTTCTTCGGCGCGGCTACGTGCCTGTAAAATGTCTCCAGAGAATCCGAAGCCAACACAAATATCACCATTCGCTAAGTCAGAGATATAACGAGATGAGTGGAAATAAGTCACGTATGGACGAATTTTTTCCAGTAATTCACCTGCTTTTTCATAATCTTCTGCTTTAGTGCTGTTAGGATCTAATCCTAAGTAGATCATCGCCTGTGGCACCATGTCGTCGGCTGAGTCTAACAGTGAAAAACCGCATTTAGAGATTTTTTCAGCGTATTTTGGATTGAAGATCAGCTCCATAGAATTAACCGGCGCATCTTCACCTAACACAGCTTTCACTTTATCGATGTTATAACCAATACCGTTGGTACCCCACAGGTATGGCACAGCGTATTGGTTACCTGGATCCGCGGTTTCTAATTGCTTCATTAGATCCACATTCAGGTTTTTATAATTTGTTAACTTAGCGCGATCTAATGGCTTAAACGCACCCGCTTTAATTTGTTTAGCAAGGAAATGGTTTGAAGGAACAACAACATCATAACCGCTGCGACCAGACAATAACTTAGCTTCTAACACTTCGTTACTGTCAAACACATCGTAAACAACACGAATACCGGTTTCTTTTTTGAAGTTTTCTAGCGTATCTTCAGCGATATAATCCGACCAGTTATAAACACGCACGACTTCCTCAGCTTGAGCAGCTAAGCTTGCGAGAGCGCCCGCTGTCACTAAAGCCAAAGTCGTCATCTTAGTAAATAGCTTCATGCTTTCTCCTTTTCGGGTAGCAGAATTGTTATTAACAATTCTGAAATTGTGTCACCGACCATCCGCTCGGTTCTTGTTGTTATTTTCGACCAATGCTACACCACTAAAACCGCATCGGCAGTCTTTACAGCACCTCAATGCCTTCATATCTAGGTCGCTGCAATTTGATAGATATCAGATTTCATGCCACTTTTGCCTATTTGCGCCTTGCATTAACACGCAAAAAAACAGACTAGATATGAAAAAGGCTCTACATCTTGCAACATTAAGACAAATGCCTCAAGTCCTTAGAAAAAACCGCTGAAACCATCTCAGAAAAATAAATTTTTAACTTAACTAACAGTTAGTTATAAAAACCGCATTTATTTCAGATTTATGCACTCTCAGGCCTTGGCAAGAATCATCTACATTTTTGCCCCTTTAGGGGGGAGTTAAGAAGCAAAATGTTGATAATTTTAGTAAAAGAAAGTACCCAAATCTGAAATTGCTTTGCACCAAATTAGAACGAACACGTCATTTTGGTGCAAAACATTATTCCATTTGCTCAAGAAAGGTCGTTAACCGAATGTTATCCACTCAATTACAGACATCCTTGAGCAAAAAGGGTGCACTACACGCTCAATAACAGGAATTCACGTTCCCAAGAGCTGACCACTCGACGGAAATTTTCAAGCTCAGCCTGTTTTACCGCGACAAAACCTGTAGTAAATGCTTCACCTAAATATTCCTTACAGGCATCACTCTCCTGCATTGCTACTAACGCCTCTTCTAGGGTTAGCGGCAGGCAGTGTGGGTTGTTACTGCGGCTTTCATTGGCCTTGCCTTGCACTGGCGTCGAAGGTTTGAGCCCTTCGACCATACCGATGTAACCACATAGCAGACTCGCAGCAATCGCGAGGTAACAGTTCGCGTCAGCACCTGGAATACGGTTTTCGATGCGACGGTTTTGCGGAGAAGACTCAGGAATACGCAGACCACAGGTACGGTTCTCAACGCCCCACTCCAAGTTTACCGGTGCAGACGTACCCGGCAAGAAACGGCGGAAGGAGTTAGCATTAGGCGCCATCAGCGGCAACAACTCAGGGATAAACTTCTGTAAGCCCGCGATATAACTCAAAAATAGCGCACTTTGAGTACCATCTTCATTGGTGAAGATATTCTTACCGGTTTCTTTATTGATCACGCTTTGGTGAATATGCATCGCGCTGCCGGGTTCGTCGGTCACAGGCTTAGCCATAAAGGTTGCGCACACATTATGTTTTAAAGCCGCTTCGCGCAGGGTACGTTTAAACACAAATACCTGATCAGCAAGAGATAAAGGATTGCCGTGACTGAAGTTAATCTCCATTTGCGCAGGGCCGTCTTCATGGATCAAGGTATCAATATCCAAGCCTTGAGCCTCACACCAATCATACATGTCTTCGAACAGGGGATCGTATTCGTTCGCCGCATCGATAGAGAAGGATTGGCGACCCGCCTCTGGGCGACCCGAACGGCCGATAGGCGGCTTCAACGGTAAGTCATGGTCATCGCTACGGCTGGTAAGGTAGAACTCCATTTCAGGGGCAATAACAGGTTCCCAGCCCTTATCTTCATATAAAGAAAGCACTTTTTTAAGGACGTTACGGGGCGATAATTCGATAGGATTGCCCATTCGGTCATAACAATCATGGATAACCTGTGCCGTCGCTTCGACCGTCCAAGGCAGCATGAATACAGCGTTTTCATCTGGCACACAGACGAAATCAATATCAGCATCGTTTAACAGGCTGTAATAAATATCATCCCCCACGAAATCGCCTGTTACGGTTTGCAGCAGCACGCTTTCAGGTAAACGCATGCCCTTTTCATCTAAAAATTTATCAACGGGTGCGATCTTGCCACGGGCAATCCCAGTCATATCGCTGATAACACATTCGACTTCGGTTATTTTTCGTTCTTTTAAAAAATCGATTAGCTTGTTCATAGTTATTTCACTCGCTTTGTAGCCCTACGTCTGCAGGCATCGCCGAAGGCATTGAAAATGGAAAGGTAAAATGGGTTTTCAGATACCTTCCACTCAGGATGCCACTGCACACCAAGGGCAAATTCTTTCGCACCGCTAACGGAGAAAGCTTCCACTAGACCATCTGGAGCATAAGCTTCTGGCCGCAACCCAATCCCAAGACGCTCCACGCCTTGGGTATGAACAGAGTTCACCTCTGCAGAGTTACGGCCCCATGCCTCGTAAATGACCCCCCCAGGCTCCACAGTGATACTGTGGGATGGCCCATACTGCACCTCTAACGAGGCCTCTTTATCTTCTCTGTGTTCAATAAAACTACCCACCTCATGTAACTTCTGGTGCAGACTGCCACCAAAAGCCACATTCATCTCCTGAAAACCACGACAGATCCCAAGCACTGGCACGCCCGCAGCAATGGCTGCATGAATAAGGGGTAAAGTGGTCGCATCACGTTTAGGATCGTGGTGCGTACCAACTTCACTCGGGGCGCCAGCATAATGATGGGGCTCGACGTTCGAAGGTGAACCGGTAAACACTATGCCATCGAGTCTTGCCAAAATGGCCTCAATCGGTTGGTTAGCACCCAAAGATGGGATCACTAAAGGCCAACCCTTTGCACCATTTACAACACCCATAAGGTATTTTTCACCCACAATGTTAAAAGGATGGGCTCCTAATTGCTGATTACATGCAATCACACCAATAAGGGGCAACTCGAATGACATATCTCACCTTCAGTATAATTTTACTAGCATAACGAACACTTTAAGTTTTAATGTTCATTTTTTCACACACTACACCTTATTAAGAACCTAAGCAAGAGGTTAAACGCTTGTTAAAATTTATTTTATAAAATGGTTGCTTTTTATCGAAAAGGTCAATGTATTTGGGGCTTTTAGGCCATCCTTTGTTTAAAATGGCGGCTTTAAAATGCAAAATGAAGGGAGAAAACACAACTAATTGGATCCAACGCCAGTATTCAAACACGGCATATTTGACCAATATTATTTACACTTTGCTAATAATAGGTAGAAAGCACCAGCTACCCCAGTACGAAATAGCTGGCAAACACAGAAAGGAAATCAGAAGTCCGCAGGGGTGGTTGCGCTGACAAGCCTGCAAGGTTCATCGAAGGGGTTGCGGAATCGATGGGGCAGTTCGCTATTAAAGTAATAACTGTCTCCCGCCTGTAAAATATACACTTCTTCCCCCACGGTCAGCTCGACTTTACCTTCGATGACCATGGCGGCTTCTTCGCCTTCGTGCTTTAACATCTCTTCGCCGGTATCAGAACCTGGTGGATACACTTCATCCATCACAGACATGGCTCGATTCGGGTAATCACGGCCAATGAGCTTAAATTCCAATGGTCCAGTACCAATATCGAGTAACTCACCCGAGCGATAAACCACTTTTTGCTCACTCTCAACTTCAGCTTCAGCTTCAATGGAGAAAAACTCCACGAGAGACATTGGGATGCCCGACAATACTTTCTTTAAAGAACTGACTGATGGACTAACACTGTTCTTCTCGATCATAGAAATAGTGCTATTTGTTACGCCCGCACGTTTGGCTAACTCACGCTGAGACAAGCCTTTCATTTTTCGAACAGTTTTGAGACTGGCTCCAATATCCAAATTTCACATCTCCCCAAAGGATCGGGTATCCCGATAGATGATGAATAAATTGTTCAGGATAAACACCATCCAGAACGCATTTTTGCCGCAAAAGCGTGGTTTTTAAGGCCTGCGTTGTATTCTACATAAAAAGTGTGTTAAATAAAACGAACACTTTAATGCAATCTGTTAAAAATGTGTTGAGTATACTAAGACAAACCTAATTTACAATAAAAACAGATTATTGGAGAGCGCATGGCAGCTAAAGCCCCAGTGCACAGTGAGCAGTATCCCCAGTCCTATTACGTCGATACCGCCAAGGAAATTTACAGCCATCCCCAATTGGAGGGGGAAGTCAGTGTCGATGTTTGTATTGTGGGCGGTGGCTTTAGTGGCATTAATACTGCGATTGAACTGAGAGAACGTGGTTTAAGCGTGGTGCTGCTCGAAAGCAAACGTATTGGATGGGGGGCATCGGGACGTAATGGTGGCGAACTTATTCGCGGTATTGGCCATGATCCAGCTCAGTTTATCAATGAAATAGGCTCTGAAGGCGTGGCCGCGATAGAGCAAATGGGCTTTGAAGCGGTAGACATTGTCCGCAATCGCATCCAAACCCATAGCATCGATTGCGATCTGCAAATGGGCTATTGCGATCTCGCAGTAAAAGCACGCCATTTGGATGAACTCAGCGTTGAATATGAACACCTAAAGAAACTAGGGTATAAACACGACGTCAAACTGCTAGCAAAATCTAAGATAGGTGAAGTTATTGCATCGGACTGTTACCAAGGCGCGCTGATGGACATGGGGAGCGGTCATTTGCATCCCCTCAATTTAGTGCTTGGTGAAGCTAGAGTTGCCCGCGAACTTGGGGTTCAAATCTTTGAATACAGCGGTGCGGATAAAATCATTAAAGGCGCGAAACCAAAGGTCATCACAGCAAAGGGTGAAGTGAGCTGCCAATATTTAGTGCTTACAGGTAATGCCTACATAGGCCATAAACTCAATCCCTATCTTGGCGGCAAAGTACTCCCAGCAGGCAGTTATCTGCTCGCAACCGAGCCATTAACACCTGAGCAGTGCGCCGAGATTATTCCAAAGAATATGGCCTTTGCGGATATGCGAATCGCCTTAGATTACTTCCACTTATCGGCCGATAGACGATTGCTGTTTGGCGGTTTATGCACCTACTCGGGTAAAGATCCAAAGGATATCGAAGCGGCGCTAAGACCAAATCTTGAAAAGGTGTTCCCGCAACTAAAGGGAATTAAAATTGATTACCAATGGGGGGGAATGATAGGC
This genomic window contains:
- the potA gene encoding polyamine ABC transporter ATP-binding protein yields the protein MASTSGVTNKPTTKTQEQVLLKIDRVSKLFDDVRAVDDVSLTINKGEIFALLGGSGSGKSTLLRMLAGFEKPTSGRIFLDGVDITDLPPYERPINMMFQSYALFPHMTVAQNIAFGLKQDKLPKAEIEQRVQEMLKLVHMEQYARRKPHQLSGGQRQRVALARSLAKRPKLLLLDEPMGALDKKLRTQMQLEVVEILERVGVTCVMVTHDQEEAMTMAGRISIMSDGWIAQTGSPMDIYESPNSRMIAEFIGSVNLFAGEIDVDEADHLVIKPNDLTQPFYVGYGVTTNVEEKHVWLAVRPEKTIISREQPEGEYNWARGIVHDIAYLGGISVYYIRLENGQIVQCSMTNRERRADHATWDDEVFISWEDTSGVVLRS
- a CDS encoding polyamine ABC transporter substrate-binding protein; this translates as MKLFTKMTTLALVTAGALASLAAQAEEVVRVYNWSDYIAEDTLENFKKETGIRVVYDVFDSNEVLEAKLLSGRSGYDVVVPSNHFLAKQIKAGAFKPLDRAKLTNYKNLNVDLMKQLETADPGNQYAVPYLWGTNGIGYNIDKVKAVLGEDAPVNSMELIFNPKYAEKISKCGFSLLDSADDMVPQAMIYLGLDPNSTKAEDYEKAGELLEKIRPYVTYFHSSRYISDLANGDICVGFGFSGDILQARSRAEEAGNGNKIGYAIPKEGANLWFDMLAIPADAANVDNAHKFINYLLRPDVIANISNYVSYANPNDPAQPMVDEAVRTDEGIYPPKEVLDNLYIGEVRPLKIQRVLTRVWTKVKSGQ
- a CDS encoding glutamine synthetase family protein; the protein is MNKLIDFLKERKITEVECVISDMTGIARGKIAPVDKFLDEKGMRLPESVLLQTVTGDFVGDDIYYSLLNDADIDFVCVPDENAVFMLPWTVEATAQVIHDCYDRMGNPIELSPRNVLKKVLSLYEDKGWEPVIAPEMEFYLTSRSDDHDLPLKPPIGRSGRPEAGRQSFSIDAANEYDPLFEDMYDWCEAQGLDIDTLIHEDGPAQMEINFSHGNPLSLADQVFVFKRTLREAALKHNVCATFMAKPVTDEPGSAMHIHQSVINKETGKNIFTNEDGTQSALFLSYIAGLQKFIPELLPLMAPNANSFRRFLPGTSAPVNLEWGVENRTCGLRIPESSPQNRRIENRIPGADANCYLAIAASLLCGYIGMVEGLKPSTPVQGKANESRSNNPHCLPLTLEEALVAMQESDACKEYLGEAFTTGFVAVKQAELENFRRVVSSWEREFLLLSV
- a CDS encoding gamma-glutamyl-gamma-aminobutyrate hydrolase family protein produces the protein MSFELPLIGVIACNQQLGAHPFNIVGEKYLMGVVNGAKGWPLVIPSLGANQPIEAILARLDGIVFTGSPSNVEPHHYAGAPSEVGTHHDPKRDATTLPLIHAAIAAGVPVLGICRGFQEMNVAFGGSLHQKLHEVGSFIEHREDKEASLEVQYGPSHSITVEPGGVIYEAWGRNSAEVNSVHTQGVERLGIGLRPEAYAPDGLVEAFSVSGAKEFALGVQWHPEWKVSENPFYLSIFNAFGDACRRRATKRVK
- a CDS encoding cupin domain-containing protein; translated protein: MDIGASLKTVRKMKGLSQRELAKRAGVTNSTISMIEKNSVSPSVSSLKKVLSGIPMSLVEFFSIEAEAEVESEQKVVYRSGELLDIGTGPLEFKLIGRDYPNRAMSVMDEVYPPGSDTGEEMLKHEGEEAAMVIEGKVELTVGEEVYILQAGDSYYFNSELPHRFRNPFDEPCRLVSATTPADF
- a CDS encoding NAD(P)/FAD-dependent oxidoreductase, with protein sequence MAAKAPVHSEQYPQSYYVDTAKEIYSHPQLEGEVSVDVCIVGGGFSGINTAIELRERGLSVVLLESKRIGWGASGRNGGELIRGIGHDPAQFINEIGSEGVAAIEQMGFEAVDIVRNRIQTHSIDCDLQMGYCDLAVKARHLDELSVEYEHLKKLGYKHDVKLLAKSKIGEVIASDCYQGALMDMGSGHLHPLNLVLGEARVARELGVQIFEYSGADKIIKGAKPKVITAKGEVSCQYLVLTGNAYIGHKLNPYLGGKVLPAGSYLLATEPLTPEQCAEIIPKNMAFADMRIALDYFHLSADRRLLFGGLCTYSGKDPKDIEAALRPNLEKVFPQLKGIKIDYQWGGMIGIGANRMPQIGRLPDADNIFFAQAYAGHGVNATHMAAKLLAEAICKQAGHFDVFAKIKHMTFPGGPTFRSPMLAAGMLYHRFKDLF